One segment of Thermococcus sp. AM4 DNA contains the following:
- a CDS encoding DUF63 family protein, which produces MLEAIWNFFNQYFWEPMFTRSGYNAINTLVYAVLFGLGVTYSYRYIIKPLGIKVDERLFWAVTPMVVFGATVRALVDGGVLPENPLILTPGIFFTAFVLIVPAIVADAKLKTYPKITIAWGTLLALWANYQLAIHAKSWEPYELTMIHTLISWAVVLAFYKWRPFDKLYLYAVLAHYYDMGSTVVGLHYYGYREVHWIEHHLVQWFGAYIYYPWITIILIAVYYGLKHLVPDEEERRFWYLAIYVLGLGPAIRDPAQMVLQI; this is translated from the coding sequence ATGCTGGAAGCGATCTGGAACTTCTTCAACCAGTACTTCTGGGAACCCATGTTCACGAGAAGCGGCTACAACGCGATCAACACCCTGGTTTACGCGGTGCTCTTTGGACTTGGAGTGACTTACTCCTACAGATATATAATAAAGCCCCTTGGAATCAAGGTGGACGAGAGACTGTTCTGGGCCGTGACGCCGATGGTGGTTTTTGGGGCCACTGTGAGGGCCCTCGTCGATGGTGGAGTCCTGCCGGAAAACCCGCTAATTCTAACCCCGGGGATATTCTTCACGGCCTTCGTCCTAATAGTTCCGGCGATAGTTGCTGATGCCAAGCTGAAGACGTACCCGAAAATAACGATAGCGTGGGGAACTCTGCTGGCACTCTGGGCCAACTACCAGCTGGCAATTCACGCCAAGAGCTGGGAGCCATACGAGCTCACGATGATCCACACCCTGATTTCATGGGCGGTCGTGCTTGCGTTCTACAAATGGAGACCATTTGACAAGCTCTATCTCTACGCCGTCCTCGCTCACTACTACGATATGGGCTCAACGGTCGTTGGCCTGCACTACTACGGTTACAGAGAGGTCCACTGGATCGAGCACCATCTCGTCCAATGGTTTGGGGCCTACATCTACTATCCCTGGATAACAATAATCCTCATAGCGGTCTACTACGGGCTCAAACACCTCGTCCCCGACGAGGAGGAGCGGCGCTTCTGGTATCTGGCCATCTACGTCCTCGGTCTCGGTCCCGCAATAAGGGATCCGGCCCAGATGGTGCTCCAGATCTAA